The genomic window GGCAATCCCGTTGGGGCAGCGCGTCCAGCAGGTTTCGCATCCCACGCACAGCCAGATGGCGCTGCTGCGCAGGACTCTGTCCTTCTGGCCCAACTGCACCAGTTTGAGGATGTGCGCGGGGCCGTAGTCCATGGCGTATGCGGTGGGGCATCCGGCGGTGCACTTCAGGCAGTAGTAGCATAGCCGAATGTTCTCGTGGCTGAGCGATTCTACCGTTCGCAGGAACGTGGGGTCAACCCGCAGCGCGGCCTGGGTTGCGCCCGCGGACGACGCCCGCGTTCTCGTGTTGCTGGCCAGGGATGCGGTCGCGCCTGCTGTCATCTACACCTCCGCCAGGTAAGCGTCCATCATCGCCAGCACGTGGCTGGGCGTCAGGTTCCGAAGTTTGCACGCCTTGTTGGGGCATGCCACCACGCAGGCGCCACACCCCTGGCACAGAGCCTCGTGGACGATGGCCTTGTGCTTCCAGGGATGCATCTCGCGCGCCTGGTAAGGGCATGCCGGGATGCACAGCCCGCAGCCCGAACAGAGTTCCTCGTCCACGTAGGCGATGGTAGGCTCGGCG from Chloroflexota bacterium includes these protein-coding regions:
- a CDS encoding 4Fe-4S dicluster domain-containing protein, producing MTAGATASLASNTRTRASSAGATQAALRVDPTFLRTVESLSHENIRLCYYCLKCTAGCPTAYAMDYGPAHILKLVQLGQKDRVLRSSAIWLCVGCETCWTRCPNGIA